Proteins from one Triticum aestivum cultivar Chinese Spring chromosome 7A, IWGSC CS RefSeq v2.1, whole genome shotgun sequence genomic window:
- the LOC123149410 gene encoding disease resistance protein PIK6-NP — translation MAGVLVSASTGAMGSLLRKLGAMLTDEYKLLKNVRGDIKFLKDELEVMCAFLLKMSDLEEPDEPTKLRVTAVREMSYKIEDNIDKFMVLVEHESSCSEAAHGVAKLMDKCKNLLPDIKTRRGIAKKVKDIKKEIKDVSDRFLRYKIDDSSSSMPAKDKVDPRLRAVYKDATELVGIDGPKDELVKWLNEKEGQSLKSVSIVGYGGLGKTTLANQIRVNLGATFDCGAFVSISRKPDMKAILRSILSQITKKDDACSRLDDIQLIIDKIREFLQDTRYFIIIDDIWELGTWETLKCAFVKNTLGSRIIITTRIVDVAKSCSPSSEDLVYEMKPLSEADSKKLFFKRIFGCEESCPDSLKEAANDILKKCRGLPLAINAISSLLATTRETKEEWDRVRHSIHSSKVKSDIIETMNYILSLSYFDLPHHLRSCLLYLALFPEDQLIGRKRLVRRWISEGFIHGESGQDLMELGEEYFHQLVNRSLIQPDYIGYDGKTEYCRVHDTILDFLIDKSSEENMCTVLKKQCKPNGIVRRLSLMGNEDEEIVEQLDLSHARSISAFGDIKLLPSLGRSKCLRVLDLQNCGQLRNHHIKDIERLYQLRYLDISFTGITELPRQIGELLYLETLVTSDGLRELPESTSRLQRLARLIVGCDCKLPDGLGNLMNLQELDCVGALHLKHAEELGKLTNLRKLKINLYTHGIEGNKLEESKEKLVSSLCKLDECGLRSLSIDYYLREKDGEEPFLPALGCIEEVFVYEQDISRISRWLASLPNLHRLVSYDPKIEQQDIEMIGLIPNLIDLTLSLPGTDDAGRFIITREGFQQLQSFELSGSRMGVLFEPGAMPRLKELILDDFIRKPKSAAVDFDFGIQRLSSLARLTVSLACYRSTAAEVEATEDAFKSMAEANPNRPILEMTRLYPQHMVRDEQIDMAGSATTPAVKS, via the exons ATGGCGGGAGTTCTGGTGAGCGCATCCACAGGGGCAATGGGTTCCCTCCTCCGGAAGTTGGGAGCTATGTTGACAGATGAATACAAGCTGCTCAAGAACGTCCGTGGggacatcaagttcctcaaggacGAGCTGGAGGTCATGTGCGCGTTCCTCCTCAAGATGTCAGATCTGGAGGAGCCTGACGAACCAACAAAGCTGCGTGTGACGGCGGTGCGGGAGATGTCCTACAAGATAGAGGACAACATCGACAAGTTCATGGTCCTCGTGGAACACGAGTCCTCCTGCTCCGAGGCGGCTCATGGCGTCGCCAAGCTCATGGACAAGTGCAAGAACTTGCTGCCGGACATCAAGACCCGCCGCGGGATCGCCAAGAAGGTCAAAGACATCAAGAAAGAAATTAAGGATGTCAGCGACAGATTTTTAAG GTACAAGATTGACGACTCCTCCTCCTCTATGCCGGCAAAAGACAAGGTCGACCCTCGACTTCGTGCAGTCTACAAAGACGCCACAGAGCTCGTCGGAATTGATGGACCAAAAGATGAACTTGTCAAGTGGCTGAATGAGAAAGAGGGCCAGTCACTTAAATCTGTCTCTATTGTTGGATATGGAGGGTTGGGCAAGACCACGCTCGCCAACCAGATCCGGGTCAACCTTGGAGCGACCTTCGACTGCGGGGCTTTTGTCTCGATTTCACGCAAGCCTGACATGAAGGCGATATTAAGATCTATATTATCACAAATCACCAAGAAAGACGATGCTTGCTCTAGATTAGATGATATACAACTCATCATCGACAAGATTCGAGAATTCCTCCAAGACACAAG GTACTTCATCATAATTGATGATATATGGGAGTTAGGAACATGGGAAACTTTGAAATGTGCATTTGTCAAGAATACATTGGGCAGCAGAATAATTATCACAACACGTATAGTTGATGTTGCCAAATCTTGCTCTCCTTCTAGTGAAGATCTTGTCTATGAGATGAAACCACTCAGTGAGGCTGACTCAAAGAAATTGTTTTTCAAGAGGATATTTGGCTGTGAAGAAAGCTGTCCTGATAGCTTGAAAGAAGCTGCCAATGATATTTTGAAAAAATGCCGTGGTCTACCTCTGGCCATCAATGCCATTTCTAGCTTGTTGGCCACAACAAGGGAAACAAAAGAAGAGTGGGATCGGGTGCGACATTCAATACACTCTTCAAAGGTCAAAAGTGATATAATAGAGACCATGAATTACATATTATCTCTTAGTTATTTTGATCTTCCCCACCACCTAAGAAGCTGCTTATTGTACCTGGCTCTGTTTCCTGAAGACCAATTGATTGGAAGGAAGCGGTTAGTACGCAGATGGATTTCTGAAGGCTTTATCCATGGAGAAAGTGGACAAGATCTCATGGAATTAGGAGAGGAATATTTTCACCAGCTTGTAAACAGAAGTCTAATACAGCCCGACTACATAGGGTATGACGGCAAGACGGAGTATTGCCGAGTCCATGACACCATCCTTGATTTCCTAATTGACAAATCCTCCGAAGAGAACATGTGTACCGTCCTAAAGAAACAATGCAAGCCTAATGGCATAGTTCGTCGGCTCTCTCTAATGGGGAATGAGGATGAAGAAATCGTGGAGCAATTGGATCTGTCACACGCTCGGTCAATCAGTGCTTTTGGGGATATCAAGCTATTGCCTTCGCTTGGGAGGTCAAAATGCTTGCGCGTGCTAGACTTGCAAAACTGCGGTCAGTTGAGAAATCATCATATCAAGGACATTGAAAGACTCTATCAGCTGAGATACTTGGATATCTCTTTTACAGGAATCACGGAGCTTCCCAGGCAAATTGGGGAGTTGCTGTATCTAGAGACGCTAGTTACATCCGATGGATTACGTGAGCTTCCTGAAAGCACAAGTCGGCTACAACGACTGGCACGTTTGATTGTTGGCTGCGATTGTAAGCTTCCAGATGGGTTGGGAAACTTGATGAACTTGCAAGAGCTTGACTGCGTTGGTGCCTTGCATTTGAAGCATGCGGAAGAGCTCGGCAAACTAACAAATCTGAGAAAGCTGAAGATTAACTTGTACACTCATGGGATTGAAGGCAACAAATTAGAAGAGTCCAAGGAAAAGCTGGTGTCCTCTCTCTGTAAACTGGACGAATGCGGCCTCCGTTCCCTGAGTATTGATTATTATCTGAGAGAAAAGGATGGAGAAGAGCCGTTCCTCCCTGCTTTAGGTTGTATCGAGGAGGTTTTTGTATATGAACAAGATATCAGCCGGATTAGCAGATGGCTCGCGTCACTTCCCAACCTACACAGGTTGGTTTCCTACGATCCGAAGATAGAGCAGCAGGATATTGAGATGATTGGATTGATACCCAATCTGATCGATTTGACACTGTCTTTACCGGGAACAGACGACGCTGGGCGGTTCATCATCACGCGTGAAGGATTTCAACAGTTGCAGAGTTTTGAGCTTTCCGGTAGTCGTATGGGAGTTTTATTTGAACCGGGGGCTATGCCGAGGCTCAAGGAGCTTATACTCGACGACTTCATCAGAAAGCCCAAATCTGCTGCGGTCGATTTCGACTTTGGCATCCAACGCCTCTCCAGCCTTGCTCGCCTCACTGTCAGCTTAGCC